The proteins below are encoded in one region of Christensenellaceae bacterium 44-20:
- the mnmE gene encoding tRNA uridine-5-carboxymethylaminomethyl(34) synthesis GTPase MnmE, whose translation MREDTICAVATAAGSAGISILRLSGKDALAVARRVFFAGAKLRPRYFALGKVMDGGTLIDQALGVYFAAPASYTGEDVFEIHCHGGQVATQLTLELLLKNGARPAEPGEFTKRAFLNGKIDLSEAEAVADHIGSLSEEGAKRAARQMSGELSEKIRAMQDALSDILAEMEAGIEYPEEDLEDQIAGEALPRLRALCAQAEALAQSFRQGRAVREGIEVALCGKPNVGKSSLLNAVFGEERAIVSNIPGTTRDIVSGHYTHRGLALRFLDTAGIRQTDDAVERMGVERSHAAIENAGIAVVLMDGSVPLSEEDEQAVRLAKNSPAGMIAVLSKSDLPQAAGVFQQAQELAGQEPLCISTKTGQGIPALLDCIYQQAVGSARLSEGLVITSARHAHALRMAQAALLEAISGMERGEDLDCITIDLNEAWMRLGEITGQTVGEEIIDRIFNKFCLGK comes from the coding sequence ATGCGAGAAGATACCATCTGCGCGGTCGCCACGGCGGCAGGAAGCGCAGGCATTTCCATATTGCGGCTGAGCGGCAAGGATGCCCTGGCCGTTGCCCGGCGGGTGTTTTTTGCGGGAGCAAAGCTGCGTCCCCGGTATTTTGCCCTGGGCAAAGTCATGGACGGCGGAACGCTGATAGACCAGGCCCTGGGCGTCTACTTCGCGGCGCCGGCCTCGTATACCGGGGAGGACGTGTTTGAGATTCACTGCCACGGCGGGCAGGTCGCCACACAGCTCACCTTGGAACTGCTGCTCAAAAACGGCGCACGGCCGGCAGAACCCGGCGAGTTCACCAAGCGCGCCTTCCTGAACGGCAAGATAGACCTCTCGGAGGCCGAAGCCGTGGCCGACCACATCGGCTCGCTTTCGGAAGAGGGCGCAAAACGCGCCGCCCGGCAGATGAGCGGCGAGCTTTCGGAGAAAATCCGGGCCATGCAGGACGCCCTCTCGGATATCCTGGCCGAGATGGAGGCGGGCATCGAGTACCCCGAAGAGGATTTGGAGGACCAGATTGCCGGCGAGGCGCTGCCCCGTCTGCGGGCGCTCTGCGCTCAGGCCGAGGCGCTGGCCCAGAGTTTCCGGCAGGGGCGGGCCGTGCGGGAGGGCATCGAAGTCGCCCTGTGCGGCAAGCCCAACGTGGGCAAATCTTCCCTGCTCAACGCGGTTTTCGGCGAGGAGCGCGCCATTGTCAGCAATATCCCGGGCACGACCCGGGATATCGTCTCCGGGCACTATACGCACCGGGGCCTGGCGCTGCGCTTTCTGGATACGGCGGGCATCCGGCAGACGGACGACGCCGTCGAGCGCATGGGCGTGGAGCGTTCGCACGCGGCCATCGAGAACGCGGGCATTGCCGTGGTGCTCATGGATGGCTCTGTGCCGCTCTCGGAGGAGGATGAGCAGGCCGTCCGGCTGGCAAAAAACAGCCCTGCTGGCATGATTGCGGTTTTGAGCAAGAGCGATTTGCCCCAGGCCGCCGGGGTTTTCCAGCAGGCGCAGGAGCTGGCCGGCCAGGAGCCGCTCTGCATTTCCACAAAAACCGGGCAGGGCATCCCGGCGCTTTTGGACTGCATCTACCAGCAGGCAGTGGGCAGTGCGCGGCTTTCCGAGGGGCTTGTGATTACCAGTGCCCGCCACGCACACGCTCTGCGCATGGCGCAGGCCGCGCTTTTGGAGGCGATTTCCGGCATGGAGCGCGGCGAGGACCTGGACTGCATCACCATCGATTTGAACGAGGCCTGGATGCGCCTGGGCGAGATTACCGGCCAGACCGTCGGCGAGGAGATTATCGACCGCATTTTTAACAAGTTCTGCTTGGGGAAGTAA
- the jag gene encoding RNA-binding cell elongation regulator Jag/EloR has protein sequence MAKSIEVKAKTVDEAILNGLSELGLGIDQVDVEIVQEGKGFLGLGRSAVIRLTEKQTLASDAEQFLNELFVKMGVQATASAAEEEKSIKVDIAGDSTGILIGRRGETLDSLQYLTSLVVNKGTQDYKRITLDTENYRAKREETLVALANRIASKVARTGKRVVLEPMNPYERRILHATLHNHDKVETVSEGEEPFRRVVVRRKRGAEPERKKQGSTGALGTTSIQM, from the coding sequence ATGGCAAAGAGCATTGAAGTCAAAGCCAAAACCGTAGACGAGGCGATTCTAAACGGCCTTTCAGAGCTTGGGCTTGGGATAGACCAAGTGGACGTCGAGATTGTGCAGGAGGGCAAGGGCTTTTTGGGCCTGGGCCGCAGCGCGGTAATCCGGCTGACCGAGAAGCAGACTCTGGCGTCGGACGCCGAGCAGTTCTTAAATGAGCTGTTTGTGAAAATGGGCGTGCAGGCCACGGCCAGCGCCGCCGAAGAGGAAAAGAGCATCAAGGTCGACATCGCCGGGGATTCCACGGGCATTCTCATCGGCCGCCGCGGCGAGACGCTGGACAGCCTCCAGTATCTGACCAGCCTGGTCGTCAACAAGGGCACGCAGGATTACAAGCGCATCACGCTGGATACCGAGAACTACCGGGCCAAGCGCGAGGAGACGCTGGTCGCCCTGGCAAACCGCATCGCTTCCAAAGTCGCCCGGACGGGCAAGCGGGTGGTTTTAGAGCCCATGAACCCCTATGAGCGCCGGATTTTGCACGCGACCCTGCATAACCACGACAAAGTCGAGACGGTTTCCGAAGGCGAGGAGCCCTTCCGCCGGGTGGTCGTCCGCAGAAAGCGCGGGGCAGAGCCCGAGCGCAAGAAGCAGGGCAGCACGGGCGCGCTGGGCACGACGAGCATTCAGATGTAG